The Streptomyces sp. GSL17-111 region GGCGCCGGGGTAGTTGTTCATCGGGTGTCCACCGTCCTGGTGATCCTCATGAGGTCTGGCTGCGGGCTGCGGGAGGGGGCCGGGCGGGGCCCCCGGGGCGGCTGGGCGGAGGCGCTCAGGCGCCCGTGCCGCCACCGCCGGGGATGTCGGCCGCGGAGCCGATGACCTCGTCCAGCAGGCCGTACTCCTTGGCCTCCTGCGCGTTGAACCAGCGGTCGCGGTCGGCGTCGCGGTTCCACTGCTCGACGGTCTGGCCGGTGTGCTGGGCCGACAGCTCCGCCATCTTCTTCTTCGTGCGCAGCAGCTGCTCGGCGTGGATCTTGATGTCCGAGGCCGACCCGGCGAGACCCGCGGACGGCTGGTGGATCAGGATCTCGGCGTTCGGCAGGGCGAAGCGCTTGCCCGGGGTGCCCGCGCTGAGCAGGAACTGGCCCATCGAGGCGGCGAGGCCCATCGCGATCGTCACGACGTCGTTCTTGATGTACTGCATCGTGTCGTAGATCGCCATGCCGGCCGTGATCGAACCGCCCGGGCTGTTGATGTAGAGGTAGATGTCCTTGTCCGGGTCAGCGGCGAGGAGAAGCAGCTGCGCGGTGATCTTGTTGGCGATCTCGTCGTCCACCGGCTGGCCGAGGAAGATGATCCGCTCGTTGAGCAGCCGGTTGTAGACCTGGTCGCCGAGCCCACCACCGAAGTTGGGCTCACCGGCGGCGGAAGGCATCGGAAGCGTCACGTGTCCACCTGCTCGTGTCCGGACGGCCGGGCCGCGGTAAGGCGGCTCCCCGGCCGTCGCTAGCGTCTTCGTGTACATGGACCCTAACGCGCAGGTCCGGCGCGGCCATCCCGGTCCGAGAACTGTTCGCTGTGAGCGCAGGCACCGTTCCGGCTGGTCGCGTGGGGAGGCCCGAAGCCGTTGCGCCGGACGCGAACGGGCCCGTGCGCGCGCGTGCGCACGGGCCCGTTGCGGCGGTACGTCGGCCGGGCCGGGAGGGCGGTCAGCCCTCCTTCTTGTCCTCGGCCGCCTGCTCGGTCGCGGGGGCCTCGGCGGCGTCCCCGGACGTCTGGGCGGTCTCGGTGGCCTCGGCGGCCTCCTCGCCCTCGTCCTCGTCGTCCAGCTCGACGACCTCGCCGTTGCTGTCCTTCACCGTCACGGACTCGACGACCAGGGCCAGCGCCTTGCCGCGCGCCACCTCGCCGACGAGCATCGGCACCTGGCCGCCCTCGACGACGGCCTGGGCGAACTGGTCGGGGCTCATACCGGAGGACTGGGCACGCCGCATGAGGTGCTCGGTGAGCTCCTCCTGGCTGACGTTGAGCTTCTCCTTGGAGACGAGCTCGTCCAGCACGAACTGGGTCTTGATGCCCTTGACCGCCTGCTCCCTGAGCTCGGCGTCGAAGTCCTCCTCGCTCTTGTCCTGCAGCTGCAGGTACGTGGCGAGGTCCATGCCCATCTGGCCGAGCTGGTGGTTGACGAGGTTGTGCTTGCGGGTGTTGATCTCGTCCTCGAGGAGCTTCTCGGGGACGGGCACCTCGATGAGCTCGATGAGCTCCTCCAGCACCTTCTGCTGGGCCTCGGTGGCCTGCTCGTACTTCTTGTTCTGCTCCAGCCGCTTGCGGCTGTCGTCGCGCAGCTCGGCGATCGTGTCGAACTGGCTCGCCAGCTGGGCGAAGTCATCGTCGAGCTCGGGCAGTTCGCGGGCGGAGACGGTTTCGACGTCCACCTTGACCTCGGCCTCCTGGCCGGCCGCGGAGCCGCCCTTGAGCGTGGAGGTGAAGGTCGCGGTGCCGCCGGCCTCCAGGCCGGTGACCGCGTCGTCGATGCCCTCCAGCAGCTCACCGGAGCCGATGGTGTAGTCGATGCCCTTGGCGACACCGTCGGGCAGGACCTCGCCGTCGACCTTGGCCTCCAGGTCGAGCTTGACGACGTCGCCCTCGGCGGCGGCGCGCTCGACGGGCGACGTGGAGGCGAAGCGCTCACGGAGCTGCTCGACGGCCTGGTCCACGTCCTCGTCGGACACCTCGACGGCGTCCACGGTGACCTCGATGCCGGAGTAGTCCGGGATCTCGATCTCGGGCCGCACGTCCACCTCGGCGGTGAAGGCGAGCAGCTCGTTGTCCTTGAGCTCGGTGATGTCGACCTCGGGCTGGCCGAGCGGGTTCAGCTCACCCTCCTCGACGGCGCTCTGGTACAGCTTCGGCAGCGCGTCGTTGACGGCTTCCTCCAGCACCGCGCCCCGGCCGAACCGCTGGTCGATCACCCGCGCCGGGACCTTGCCCTTACGGAAGCCGGGCACGGTGACCTGCTGGTTGATCTTCTTGTACGCCGCGTCGAGGCTGGGCTTGAGCTCCTCGAAGGGCACCTCGACAGTGAGCCGAACCCGGGTCGGGTTCAGGTTCTCCACGGCGCTCTTCACGGTCGGTCTCCTTGGGGCTGACTGCTCGGGATGGTCATCCTCGCAACGCGCGGTGAGCACGTTCCTCGGACGCTCTGCGGACGTGCGCCAGA contains the following coding sequences:
- a CDS encoding ATP-dependent Clp protease proteolytic subunit; translated protein: MPSAAGEPNFGGGLGDQVYNRLLNERIIFLGQPVDDEIANKITAQLLLLAADPDKDIYLYINSPGGSITAGMAIYDTMQYIKNDVVTIAMGLAASMGQFLLSAGTPGKRFALPNAEILIHQPSAGLAGSASDIKIHAEQLLRTKKKMAELSAQHTGQTVEQWNRDADRDRWFNAQEAKEYGLLDEVIGSAADIPGGGGTGA
- the tig gene encoding trigger factor; the encoded protein is MKSAVENLNPTRVRLTVEVPFEELKPSLDAAYKKINQQVTVPGFRKGKVPARVIDQRFGRGAVLEEAVNDALPKLYQSAVEEGELNPLGQPEVDITELKDNELLAFTAEVDVRPEIEIPDYSGIEVTVDAVEVSDEDVDQAVEQLRERFASTSPVERAAAEGDVVKLDLEAKVDGEVLPDGVAKGIDYTIGSGELLEGIDDAVTGLEAGGTATFTSTLKGGSAAGQEAEVKVDVETVSARELPELDDDFAQLASQFDTIAELRDDSRKRLEQNKKYEQATEAQQKVLEELIELIEVPVPEKLLEDEINTRKHNLVNHQLGQMGMDLATYLQLQDKSEEDFDAELREQAVKGIKTQFVLDELVSKEKLNVSQEELTEHLMRRAQSSGMSPDQFAQAVVEGGQVPMLVGEVARGKALALVVESVTVKDSNGEVVELDDEDEGEEAAEATETAQTSGDAAEAPATEQAAEDKKEG